The DNA sequence GCGTCCGATCGAGGCCGACATGTGGCGTACCGCCTCGGCGAACGCCGCCCGCCCCTGCATCTCGAAGTAGGTGTCCTCCGGCTTGACCGGCAGGCCGGTGGAGCGCTGGCGAGATCCGCCCGCGCGCACCTGGATGAGCTCGCTCCGGCCGCCGTCGCTGCCCAGGCTCAACCCGTGCAGGGCGCCCGGCTCGTCGGCGGTGCCGCTGCGCAGCAGCACCGCTCCCGCCCCGTCGCCGAAGACGGCCCGGGTCGTCCGGTCGTCCGGGTCGAGGATCGTGGAGAACGTGTCCGCGCCGATGACCAGCACACTCGTCGCGGTGCCGGTGGCGATCAGGCCCGCCCCGGTCGCCAGGGCGTACACGAACCCCGCGCAGACCGCCGCGACGTCGAACGCCGCCACGCCGGCCAGGCCGAGTCGGCTGGCCACCTCGGGCGCGGTCGCCGGGCAGGGCCGGTCCGGTGTGCTGGTCGCGACCACGACCACGTCGGCGCCGGCCGCGCCGGCCGACGCCAGGGCCCGCCGGCCCGCCTCGACCGCGAGGTCGCTGGTGGCCTCGCCCGGCGCGATGACGTGGCGTTGCCGGACGCCGGTGCGGGTGACGATCCAGTCCTCGTCCACGCCCAGGCACGCCGCGAGTTCCCCGTTGGTCACGATCCTCGGGGGCACCCACGCGCCCAGCCCGGCGACCACCGCCGCCCGCCGCGTCACACCTGCCCCCGGTCCGTGGTCGAGGGGGCGGTGTCGGCGTCGAGCGCCATGGTGAGACCCATCCGCGCGATCTCGGCACCGCCCTGGTGGAACGTCACGTCGACCGGTCGGGACGCCTCCGCGGCCCCGCCCGGGTCCGCCGCCGGTCCGTCGGCCCCGGCCGGTACCGCCGTCAGCGCGACCGGTCGGTCGAGTTCCGCGTAGGCCGAGAACGACGCGGTCATCCGGCACATGACGGTGCGGTGCGCCGCGCCGCCGCCCCACTGCGCCGTCGCCAGCGTGGCGAGCTGCCGCGCGGCCTCCAGGAGCACCATTCCCGGCACGTGGTCGTGGTCGTGGTCGAAGAAGCTGATGTTCTCCACGGGCACCCGCAGGCCGGCGGTCACCGCCCGTTCGGCGGTCCGCACGTCCAGCAGCACGGTGTCGGTGGCGCGGCAGCGGCCGACGCGGTGCGGCGCGGTCAGCTCGCCGGCGTCGCCCGCCGGGTCCAGTCGGGACGACCTCGGCGGCGGCCCGCCGCGCCCCCGGGACCGGACCACCGTGTACGCGTCCGGGGCCAGGTAGCCGACCGCCATGCGGACCACGCCGATCCGGTGGCCCGCGATCCGGAGGGTGAACTCGTAGTCCAGCCCCCGCACCCGGCCCCCGACCCGGCGGGGGGCACCGGTGGTCACCGTCATCCGCAGTTCGGTCGGGCCGGACGCCGGGTCCGACAGCGCCGCCCCGAACCCGGGCCGGAACAGCTCGGCGGACCAGCCCCGGAGCACGAAGGCCGCCTGCGGCTCGACGTCGAAGAGCACGTGGGCGGCGTACGTCTCGGCCTGCCGGCAGCACTCGACCAGCAGCACCGGGTCGAGCAGCCGGTTGGCCGCCCCGGTGTGCCCGGTGTAGTACGGGTGGACGGCCGGCAGCAGGGCCGCCGCGACGAAGCCGTGCGGGCCCACCGGCCGGACGTCGGTCAGGAACACCTCGGTCAGGTTCCGCCGGTGCAGCACGGACCGGTCGACTGTACGCGCGAAGTCCAGCGACTCCGCGGCGACCAGAAGCTCCCGGTCGGCGGTCGCCACCGCCACCCCGGTCATCGCCCACCGCCCACTGTCGCCCGGGTGCGGACCGGGCCGGTCACCGCGTCCAGCAGCGCGCCCACCGGCACGGTGGGTTGCCGGCTCATCAGCGTGGTGGCCACCCGGTACGGGTCCGCGTAGCCGCGCCGGGCGGTCAGCGCGCCCCACAGCCCGGCCGGGACCGGCCCCCCGGTCGTGCCCTGCTCGTCCCGACCGGCGTGGGTGTCGAGCAGCCGCTGCGCGCGGCGGATCCACCGCCTGAGCTGGAGTGCCGAGTAGCTCTCCCGGGCGGTGCGCCCGAGCCCGGCGATCAGGTACAGCCGCAGGCCGAGCCGGAACGCGTCGACGCCGTACTCGTCGACGAACCGGTCGGCGATGGCGTCCAGGGTGTACCCCTGCCATCCGCCGAGACGGCTCGACTGTGCGACGCCGTCGATCGGCACCCGGGGCACCTCGAACCGGACCACGCGGGCGCCGAGCGCGGTGAGGATCTGGCTCACCGTCTGGTAGTCGGTGCGGAGCTGTTCGTCGTGGGCCAGCACCACCAGGTCGTGGTCGGCCAGCAGCGGCACCAGTTCCCGCAGCAGGTAGAGCAGGTAGTTGGGTTGCCCGTCCGCGCCGAGGACGACCCGCAGCGAGTGGCCCGCCGAGGTCGCGTCCAGGTACACCGGAGCGCCCAGCGGACGGCCGTCGATGCAGAGGTTCCGGCGGACGAGCAGGTCGAGCAGGTCGGCCTCGCCCATCAGCTCGGGGCCGTGCCGGCCGAGCTCCGGGTCGAACATCCCCAACAGGTCGTAGTGGTCCTGCCAGATGTCCAGGAGACGGGCGCTGGCCGGGTGGAGCCAGCCGGCCTCGGCACGCCGTACCGTCGGTTCGATCGCGGCGAACGGCAGCCGCGGCGTCTGGTGGTACGCGACGTACAGCTCGCCGATCTCGACCTCGCCCAGACCGGTGTACGCCGTCCCGGGACGGTGCCGGTCGAGGTAGTCCCAGAACCCCGCCACCTGCTGGCTGCCCGCGTACGCGCCGTGCTGGTACGCGACTGTCACGTCGGCGAAGAGCGCGCTGACCCGGACGATCACGTCCAGGGACAGCAGGTACTTCAGGTGGGTCGGCGTCAACGGCTTGGTGGGGCTGACCGTGACCGGCGCCAGCAGGATCCGCGACCCGGCCCCGGTCGGGAGCGGGTGGGTCATCGGTCCGCCGCCGACTCCTCCAGCGCCTTCCGGAGGCGACCGACCACCTCCTCGGCCTCCACCGGCGTGCAGTAGCCGGGGTCGGCGATGAAGGTACGGCCGGCCACGCCGCCGACGGTGCGGGGCACCATCCACAGGTGGAAGTGTTCGGTGCCCTCCATGCAGGAGAAGATGTGGATCCGGGGCGCCCCGGTCACCTCCTTGAGCGGGCCGGTGAACCGCCGCACCAGGGCGCCGATGCCGGCCGCCTCCTCGTCGGTGAAGTCGGCGTAGTCGAGGAAGTGCCGGCGGGACTCGATGAGCAGGGTGCCGAGCGGCCAGTACGGCGTGGGCCCGTGGCCCACCCGCCACGTTCCGTCGTCCACGAGGTGTCCGCCGGGCGGTGTCGGGAAGCCGGCCCAGGCGGGCACCGGCAGGCCGGCGTACTTGGCGCAGACGAGGCACTGGCGCTCCTGCGGCGTGCGCCCGCTGAGCAGCCGGGTGAACGGGTCGCGGACCCGGGCCAGTGGCTCCAGCTGCGCGTGCCGGCTGTACCAGGCGTCGAGTTCGGCGGCGGTCGCGGCCGGATCGGTGAGGTGCGGGGTCGCCGCGTCGGCCCAGCGGTCCCGTGCCTGCTCGCCGGTCAGGCCGCTCAGGCGGGCCACGTCCTGCCAGGACCCGCCGGTGCTGCGCAGGTAGCCGACGATCGCGTCGTGCAGTTCGGGGACCTCGGTGCCGAGCAGGCTCCACAGCCTCGGGGCCAGCGGCTCCTCCCCGTCGGGGGTGGCGACCGCCAGGCGCAGCGCCTCGGACAGCGCCTGCAACCGCGCGGACAACGCCAGGCGGGAGAGGTCGGCCTCGGTGAAGTCCGGTGCATCCATGTGTGTCCTCATCATTCGGTCGGGCGCACGGCCGCCCGGCTCCGGTGAGAGCCAGGCGAACAGGCGAAGTGCCGGGGAGTCGCGGCGGGCGTGGTGGACCCGCGCGTAGCCGGGCTCGGTGCGGACCAGTCGGGCGTCGAGGTCCGTCCGGTGGATCAGGCGCAGTGGCTCGTCGGGGTGCAGGGCGCCGCGCAGGACCGACTCGGCCAGGGTGTGGTGCAGGTGCACGAGGTACTCGGCCAGGGTCAGCGACCGGACGGCCAGGTGCAGTTCCCGGTGGGCGCGGGCCGGTGCCGGTGCGGCGGCCGGCTCGACCGCTGGGAGGTCGATCCGCTCCGGCAGGGGCGGCAGCACCCCGGTCACCGGCTTGAGCAGTCGGCTCAGCCCCGGTAACCGGCCCGCCGGGAAGGGACCCAACCAGGCCGCGCTGCCCGCCGGGGCGACGACCCGGGCCGGGGTCCGGGCGGTGAGGTTGGCGGGGTTGCCGAACAGGAACCGGGTCCGGGTCCAGGACCGGCGCCAGGCGTCCGCCTCCCCGTCGGACAGCCCGGCGGCGAAGCGCCGGGCGCCGCGTACCAGGTCGTCGAGGTCGACGCTGCGCAGCAGCACCAGCACGGTGCAACCGCCGGTGTCGTCCGCCGGCCGGTGCGGCTCGTGGCCCACCCAGGCGGCGCGGGCGGCGAGGAGTTCGGCCAACCGGTTCTGCGACGGTGGTCCGTCGAGGTCCACCGGGGTGCTCACCGGCCCACCGCCCGGCTGCCCGCCATGGCCACCGCGGGCTCACGCATCGTCGTCAGGACCGCCGCGACCACCTCGTCCGGCGGCGCCGCGCCGTCGACGATCCGCACCGGCAGGTCGCGGACCTCGGCCAGGAGCGCCGCGCGCAGGTCCGTCTGCAGGCGGACGAAATCCGCTCGGCCGACGGTCGGTCCGTAGT is a window from the Micromonospora sp. DSM 45708 genome containing:
- a CDS encoding beta-ketoacyl-ACP synthase III, with amino-acid sequence MTRRAAVVAGLGAWVPPRIVTNGELAACLGVDEDWIVTRTGVRQRHVIAPGEATSDLAVEAGRRALASAGAAGADVVVVATSTPDRPCPATAPEVASRLGLAGVAAFDVAAVCAGFVYALATGAGLIATGTATSVLVIGADTFSTILDPDDRTTRAVFGDGAGAVLLRSGTADEPGALHGLSLGSDGGRSELIQVRAGGSRQRSTGLPVKPEDTYFEMQGRAAFAEAVRHMSASIGRTTELAGWASADVDRFVLHQANLRIIAAVATRLGQPVDRFVTNIDRVGNTVAASIPLALADGVAAGAVRPGHRVVLASFGGGLTWGSVALVWPECRAVRPGGTDKS
- a CDS encoding AfsA-related hotdog domain-containing protein; translation: MTGVAVATADRELLVAAESLDFARTVDRSVLHRRNLTEVFLTDVRPVGPHGFVAAALLPAVHPYYTGHTGAANRLLDPVLLVECCRQAETYAAHVLFDVEPQAAFVLRGWSAELFRPGFGAALSDPASGPTELRMTVTTGAPRRVGGRVRGLDYEFTLRIAGHRIGVVRMAVGYLAPDAYTVVRSRGRGGPPPRSSRLDPAGDAGELTAPHRVGRCRATDTVLLDVRTAERAVTAGLRVPVENISFFDHDHDHVPGMVLLEAARQLATLATAQWGGGAAHRTVMCRMTASFSAYAELDRPVALTAVPAGADGPAADPGGAAEASRPVDVTFHQGGAEIARMGLTMALDADTAPSTTDRGQV
- a CDS encoding DUF6182 family protein, which gives rise to MSTPVDLDGPPSQNRLAELLAARAAWVGHEPHRPADDTGGCTVLVLLRSVDLDDLVRGARRFAAGLSDGEADAWRRSWTRTRFLFGNPANLTARTPARVVAPAGSAAWLGPFPAGRLPGLSRLLKPVTGVLPPLPERIDLPAVEPAAAPAPARAHRELHLAVRSLTLAEYLVHLHHTLAESVLRGALHPDEPLRLIHRTDLDARLVRTEPGYARVHHARRDSPALRLFAWLSPEPGGRAPDRMMRTHMDAPDFTEADLSRLALSARLQALSEALRLAVATPDGEEPLAPRLWSLLGTEVPELHDAIVGYLRSTGGSWQDVARLSGLTGEQARDRWADAATPHLTDPAATAAELDAWYSRHAQLEPLARVRDPFTRLLSGRTPQERQCLVCAKYAGLPVPAWAGFPTPPGGHLVDDGTWRVGHGPTPYWPLGTLLIESRRHFLDYADFTDEEAAGIGALVRRFTGPLKEVTGAPRIHIFSCMEGTEHFHLWMVPRTVGGVAGRTFIADPGYCTPVEAEEVVGRLRKALEESAADR